In the genome of Candidatus Auribacterota bacterium, the window GGCGCTAATTCACTCCACTCAGTGTTTTCATCCACGGATTGACACGCCTGCGTGCCAAAACGCACTCCGGTGTGCAGGCACGGATTGACACTGATAACCCGTTTATTACTGAGAGCAGGAAATGTTTGACACGTCATTGCGAGGAGTCCCGCTAAGCGGGACGACGAAGCAATCCGACCCGAAGGGTCGTCCCGAGCGTAGCGAGGGATCTGGGATAGATCGCCACGTCCCGAAGGCTTTCGGGACTCGCGACGCTACGCGGATTGCTTCTCCCGCTTTGCGGGATCGCAATGACAGCGCGTGGATGGGTAAAAGATTAGGCACTCCCATTAATAAAATCCGTGCTCATCCGTGAAATCAGTGGATGATCGTCCATACTGTTTCCCCCCTATAACTGAGGGGTTACCGCAACGCTTCTTTTTACCTTCACAGGCCCGTCTCAAATCGTCTATACTTATACAGGGGGTTGTTGTGAATAATTCCGCGGGAGCGTTGTGGAGAAATGTAATAGAAAAGCTCGCCAGGGGCCTGAATCAAGAGACAATTCAGACGTGGCTTCAGCCGGTTCGTGCAAAGCAGATTGAACAGGGCTGCCTCACGCTCGAGGTCCCGAACAAGCTCTTCAGCGACTGGTTGAGCCAGCACTATCGGAACTCGATCGAACTGAATGCGAGCGAGCTCATGAACACACCGGTGAGCGTACGCTTTGTCATAAAAGAAGAGTCGGATCTCAAGGAATCCACTCCATCCACGCAATCACAGAGGCCCAGGATTTCGTTCACGAGGAACAGGCTCTTCAGCTCCGAACTCAAACTCAACCAGAAATATACATTTGATACCTTCGTGATAGGGCCAAGCAACCGCTTTGCCCATGCAGCCTCGATCGCCGTTGCTCAATCACCGGCAAAGGCCTACAATCCGCTCTTCATATACGGAAGGGTTGGACTCGGGAAAACCCACCTCATGCAGGCAATCGGGCACTATATTCTCAACAAATTCGTCGAATCAAACGTCATCTATATCTCCAGCGAGAAATTTACAAACCAGCTCATTGACGCCATACAGAACAGAACCACGATCAAGTTCAGGAATAAGTATCGAAATGTTGACATCCTTTTGATCGATGATGTGCATTTCCTCGGTGGTAAGGAACAGACCCAGGAAGAGTTTTTCCACACCTTCAATACCCTCTACGACGCTCACAAACAGATTGTCCTCTCCAGTGACAGGCCCCCCAAGGAGATTCCAAATCTTGAAGACAGGCTCGTATCCCGCTTCGAATGGGGTCTCGTGACGGACCTTCAACCGCCCGACATAGAAACGCGCGTCGCGATACTGCGCAAAAAGGCGGAACAGGAGAGAATTGTATTGCCTGATGAGGTAATTTTCTACATCGCCTCCAAGATAAAATCGAACATACGAAAGCTCGAGGGCGCCCTGAGCCGCCTGTCCGCGTACAGCTCCCTCATGAAGGCCCCCATGAATCTTGAGATCGCTGAAGCGATACTCGGCGATATGGTCAGCGGCGAAGATGCAAAATCGGTCACGGTGGAGGCCATCCAGAAGAAGGTTGCGGAGTATTTCGATATCCGCGTATCTGATATGATGAGCAAGAAGAGGCCCCAGTCCATAGCCTTCCCGCGGCAGATCGCGATGTATCTCGCGAGAACGCTTGTAGGGTCTTCCCTGCCCGAGATCGGGGAGGCCTTCGGGGGGCGGGATCACACGACCGTACTGTACGCTACCAGATCCATTGAGGCCCGCCTCAAAAAAGATGAGGGACTGAGGAAGATTATCACGTATCTCGAACGCCATCTGAAGGATTAATTATGTGCACTAGCTTGTTGATAACCTGTGGATAAACTGGCATGCCGTATCACGCGAGAGGCTCTGGGCGTGAAGGGGCATTTACACAACAGGATATACGCCGGTTATCCACAGGCCCACGCTCGGCTCGATGAAATACAGAGCGAACAAGTATCTTCAACCGGGAGAGCAGATTGCATCATGTTGTGTCTGATGGAGGTGATCGGTTTTTCTCCAAGATCGAGTTATACACACTACTACTACTACTACTTTTAGATATATCAAAATGAATTTAGTTTATATATCTGGGATATGTTAGTTACTAAACGGAGGGGTTATGAAAATTAAATGTGCTAAAGATGAGATTCTCGAAGGACTCCAAATCGTCCAGAGTATCGTGAGCGGTAAGGGAACGCTCCCGATACTCTCGAACGTGCTCCTCGAGACTTGTGAGGGGGAGCTTGTGCTCACGACCACGGATCTCGAGGTGGGGATGAGGAAGCGGGTAAAGGCGAAGATCATAAAGGAGGGTGCCATAACGTTACCCGCGAAGCGCCTCCTCGCCATTCTGCGCGAGCTCCCCGTCAGCGAGGTCGTGATGGAGGCATCTGATCAGAAAGAGGTCACCATCATGTATGATGCGTCGTATTTCAAGGTGCTCGGCCTGCCTAAAGACGAGTTCCCGCCGCTCCCCGACTTCCGCAAGAACCGTTCTCTGAAGGTTCCCCAGGGGGCTATGGGCGAGATGATTCGTAAAACGCACTATGCGGTATCCCACGATGAGAGCCGCTACGTCCTCAATGGGCTGTATCTCATGCTCTCAAAGGGGTGCATTACCGCCGTCGCTACGGACGGGAGGCGTCTCGCCCTCTGTGAGATAGCCGCCGCGGTGCCCGAGGGTATCGACAGGGGGATCATTGTCCCCACGAAGGCTGTCCTCGAGTTGGGGAGGATCCTTGGGGCCGAGGGCGACGTTGAGCTTTTCCTGGGAGAAAATCAGGTCGCCTTCAGCAGGGATGATTGCTCGCTGGTAACCAGGCTCATCGAGGGGCACTTTCCGAACTACCAACAGGTCGTCCCGCAGCGATCCGAACACAAATTGATACTGGGCCGTGAGGAGCTCCTCTCTGCAGTGAGGAGAGCGGCCCTGCTCACCAGTGAGCAGTCGAACTCGGTCAAGATTGCTTTGAAGAAGAACAGGCTCATTGTGAGCACCAATACGCCGGACGTGGGTGAGGCCCGCGAGGAGATGACGATATCGTATGGTGGGGAGGAAGTCGACATCGCATTTAACCCGCACTATCTGATCGATGTGCTTAAAAACCTTGAGGAGCAGGAGATCACCTTCGAGTTTACCGACGCTCTGAACCCAGGCGTGGTGAGGAGCGGGAAGTCATTTCTCTACGTGATCATGCCGATCAGGCTCTCCTGAGCCCGCGTCCCTGAATCAGCGTCTCGGTCCGAAAGGGAGCAGCTCCGTATGTCTAAAGAGGCAGTCGCCATAAGCGATGTGCTCAGCGGCGTCCTGAAAAAGCTCGGCCTCCAGCACAGGGTGCGGGTGGCGCGTATCGCCCAGGATTGGGAGCGGCTCGTCGG includes:
- the dnaA gene encoding chromosomal replication initiator protein DnaA; this translates as MNNSAGALWRNVIEKLARGLNQETIQTWLQPVRAKQIEQGCLTLEVPNKLFSDWLSQHYRNSIELNASELMNTPVSVRFVIKEESDLKESTPSTQSQRPRISFTRNRLFSSELKLNQKYTFDTFVIGPSNRFAHAASIAVAQSPAKAYNPLFIYGRVGLGKTHLMQAIGHYILNKFVESNVIYISSEKFTNQLIDAIQNRTTIKFRNKYRNVDILLIDDVHFLGGKEQTQEEFFHTFNTLYDAHKQIVLSSDRPPKEIPNLEDRLVSRFEWGLVTDLQPPDIETRVAILRKKAEQERIVLPDEVIFYIASKIKSNIRKLEGALSRLSAYSSLMKAPMNLEIAEAILGDMVSGEDAKSVTVEAIQKKVAEYFDIRVSDMMSKKRPQSIAFPRQIAMYLARTLVGSSLPEIGEAFGGRDHTTVLYATRSIEARLKKDEGLRKIITYLERHLKD
- the dnaN gene encoding DNA polymerase III subunit beta; this translates as MKIKCAKDEILEGLQIVQSIVSGKGTLPILSNVLLETCEGELVLTTTDLEVGMRKRVKAKIIKEGAITLPAKRLLAILRELPVSEVVMEASDQKEVTIMYDASYFKVLGLPKDEFPPLPDFRKNRSLKVPQGAMGEMIRKTHYAVSHDESRYVLNGLYLMLSKGCITAVATDGRRLALCEIAAAVPEGIDRGIIVPTKAVLELGRILGAEGDVELFLGENQVAFSRDDCSLVTRLIEGHFPNYQQVVPQRSEHKLILGREELLSAVRRAALLTSEQSNSVKIALKKNRLIVSTNTPDVGEAREEMTISYGGEEVDIAFNPHYLIDVLKNLEEQEITFEFTDALNPGVVRSGKSFLYVIMPIRLS